The nucleotide sequence GTGTATCATCATGTTTCGTTGTGCACCAATAAAAAAGAATGCACTTGTTTTGAATCTGGTTTGCTGATACACGGTTATACGCAATGAAACATTAAGATATACTTTGAAACTGAAAGAAACCCCAATGTAACTCTTTGAAACAAGACAAATTCTGAAAACAACAAAAATGTAGCATGAATCTCAAAGCAACCATGGACGACGGATCCATGCACAGTATCCTCTGCACACTAGAATAGCTTTTCTCTTTATATGAAAATAATAATGCATTGTTTTCTTTTGCGGGGAATAATGCATTGTTGGtgtaatgaaaaaaaatcataacttGGCACTATGCAAATCGATGAGATTGCCGAGTGTCCTGCTCTTTGTTGAGTGTCTGCATTCTGTCGGGCACTCAACAAAGGCCCTTCTAAAACTGAGTGCAGTGGAAAAAGCACTCGGCACAAAGCCAACACTCACCATAGTCTTGCCTTTGCCAAGCGCAGACTAGAAAACACAACAAAGAGTCGGGTACTCGGCAAACACATAACACCTCTCCCAGCTCACGGCGGTTGACGGAGGGTTGACAATGTTATCGTGTCTGTCGATACAAGGTTTACATGGGAAACCCAGACACATATAGCAAATAAAAAACAACGGCCAACTTTTGATCGACATTTAAGCCGCACCTGAGGACTGAGTGCTGGACTATAAATTTTCACAAAAAAAGGACCATAAATATGTTGTGCACCTTACTGTATCAGCGTGATCTTTTGAATGAACTGGATTCAAAATTTAAacccttttttgaaaaaaaaatgaaaaatccaGCACCCCAAAAAAGGAGCTGGACAGTGGTATCCTTGGCCCGCCAGAGTTCAagttctggtgctcgcattattcctggatttatttcaggattttcggcgatgtgctttcagtgggagaagacttttccgtcgacgacgaggcgcttacggtgacttcgtaaatctcaagatgatatgtcggctcagtcgcTCAAAGGTGcttatagggatagggtgtgcatgtgtgcgttcataggaataagtgtatgcgtgtgtatatgaacgtttgcatctgtactgtgttaaaaaaaacagTTCGAGAGGCTTGAGATATGAACAAGTGAGTACAGGGTTTGAACGAGTATTTCAGACACGCAGTTAAAATTAGCAACGTGCCGTAGCAGATGGAGATGCATGAACTCCAAAAAAAACAAGATCGGGGCCGAACTACGTGTTGAGAATGTTCAGGATCTTAAACAAACAAAGGTATGGCTCCAGCGTTACCTCGAGGGCACGCCCCAGTTTCTGACGAGACCGGATCACCGGAGTAGTATAAATCAAGCAGGTAGCAGCAGCGTCCCATATCCAAAGCAAGAAGCAAGCCCCTCTGCCTTGTGAACGAAAGAGCTAGCTGCCTAGCTGCCAACAATGGCCGTCCCGGCTAAAGCCAGCAGCTCCTTCTCCATGGCCTGCCTCTTGGccgccatcttcctcctctcctcgGCGCCACGGAGCCACGGCGGCAGCATCGCCATCTACTGGGGCCAGAACGGCAACGAGGGCACCCTGGCCGAGACCTGCAGCACCGGCAACTACGCCTTTGTCAACATCGCCTTCCTCTGCAGCTTCGGGTCGGCCCAGCAGACCCCGCAGCTCAACCTGGCGGGCCACTGCGACCCCTACTCCGACGCCTGCACCAACCTCACCGCCGACATCAACCTCTGCCAGTCCAAGGGCGTCAAGGTGATGCTCTCCATCGGCGGGGGCGCCGGCGGGTACACGCTCAACTCCGAGCAGGACGCGGCCGACCTGGCCAAGTACATCTGGGACAACTTCCTCGGCGGGAGCTCGCCCAAGCGGCCGCTCGGCGCCGCCGTGCTGGACGGCGTCGACTTCGACATTGAGGGAGGGAACCCGGACTACTACGGCGCGCTGGCGGCGCACCTCAAGGCCTACGGCGGCAAGGGCAAGGGGGGCAGCAAGGAGGTGTACCTGTCGGCGGCGCCGCAGTGCCCGTTCCCGGACCAGTGGGTCGGCAAGGCGCTCGAGACGGGCCTCTTCGACTACGTGTGGGTGCAGTTCTACAACAACCCGCCGTGCCAGTACGTGCAGGGGGACACGGCCAACCTCATGGACTCGTGGAAGCAGTGGACGTCGGGGGTCCACGCCAAGTACATCTTCCTCGGGCtgccggcggctccggcggcggcggggagcgggtTCATACCGGCGGGGAGCCTGGAGTCGCAGGTGCTCCCGGCGCTCAAGGGCTCCAGCAAGTACGGAGGGGTGATGCTGTGGTCAAAGTTCTACGACGACCAGGACGGCTACAGCTCCGCCATCAAGAACGCCGTCTGATGATGATTTGATGATCGATCGCATTCCTGCACAATTCGGGTTATGGGCATCGACAGTGTGTGTATAGTTGTGGCGCATGTGTGGTCTGGCAATTGGCGTAGTTGATTTATCTGTGCACGCAGCGGGATTTATATCGAATAAAAGGATTATTTGTCACATCTACAGTGTTCTGCTCCTGGACTT is from Triticum aestivum cultivar Chinese Spring chromosome 3A, IWGSC CS RefSeq v2.1, whole genome shotgun sequence and encodes:
- the LOC123058744 gene encoding acidic endochitinase-like, translating into MAVPAKASSSFSMACLLAAIFLLSSAPRSHGGSIAIYWGQNGNEGTLAETCSTGNYAFVNIAFLCSFGSAQQTPQLNLAGHCDPYSDACTNLTADINLCQSKGVKVMLSIGGGAGGYTLNSEQDAADLAKYIWDNFLGGSSPKRPLGAAVLDGVDFDIEGGNPDYYGALAAHLKAYGGKGKGGSKEVYLSAAPQCPFPDQWVGKALETGLFDYVWVQFYNNPPCQYVQGDTANLMDSWKQWTSGVHAKYIFLGLPAAPAAAGSGFIPAGSLESQVLPALKGSSKYGGVMLWSKFYDDQDGYSSAIKNAV